The following coding sequences are from one Sesamum indicum cultivar Zhongzhi No. 13 linkage group LG11, S_indicum_v1.0, whole genome shotgun sequence window:
- the LOC105173819 gene encoding 1-aminocyclopropane-1-carboxylate synthase 7 — MAIKIIEQQQPSVGLSRVAVSDTHGEDSPYFAGWKAYDQDPYDELSNPTGVIQMGLAENQVSFDLLEKYLEEHPEATNNGSSTTASGFRENALFQDYHGLQSFRKAMASFMEQIRGGRAKFSPDRIVITAGATAANELLTFILADPGDALLIPTPYYPGFDRDLRWRTGVNIVPVHCDSSNNFEITPQALDSAYKEAESKNMRVRGVLITNPSNPLGATIKRAVLEQVLEFATSKNIHLVSDEIYSGSAFSSGEFVSIAEILEARNYKDSERVHIVYSLSKDLGLPGFRVGTIYSYNDKVVTTARRMSSFTLISSQTQQLLASMLSDRKFTEMYIRTNRQRLRQRYQMIVDGLKKAGIQCLEGNAGLFCWMNLSPLLEEPNREQELGLWELILHEVKLNISPGSSCHCSEPGWFRVCFANMSEQTLEVALARIHHFMERRRVH, encoded by the exons ATGGCAATCAAGATCATAGAGCAGCAGCAGCCCTCTGTTGGTTTATCAAGAGTTGCAGTTTCAGACACTCATGGTGAAGACTCACCCTATTTTGCTGGCTGGAAGGCTTATGATCAAGACCCTTATGATGAGCTCTCCAATCCCACTGGTGTCATTCAAATGGGACTTGCAGAAAATCAA GTTTCGTTCGATTTGCTGGAAAAGTACCTGGAAGAACATCCGGAGGCGACCAACAATGGGAGCAGTACTACAGCTTCTGGATTTAGAGAGAACGCACTGTTTCAAGATTATCATGGACTGCAATCTTTCAGAAAg GCAATGGCAAGCTTTATGGAGCAAATAAGAGGGGGAAGAGCAAAATTCAGCCCTGACAGGATTGTCATCACAGCAGGCGCCACAGCTGCAAATGAACTCCTGACTTTCATATTAGCTGATCCAGGCGATGCCTTGCTTATCCCAACTCCTTACTATCCAGG GTTTGATAGAGACTTGAGATGGAGAACAGGCGTAAACATCGTGCCGGTCCACTGCGACAGCTCAAACAATTTCGAGATCACCCCTCAGGCTCTTGATTCAGCTTATAAAGAAGCCGAATCCAAGAACATGAGAGTTAGAGGAGTCCTGATAACGAATCCATCCAATCCTCTAGGCGCAACGATCAAACGGGCCGTTCTTGAACAGGTTCTTGAATTCGCGACAAGCAAGAACATCCATCTCGTCTCCGACGAAATCTATTCCGGGTCAGCTTTCTCCTCCGGGGAATTTGTCAGCATTGCCGAGATTCTTGAGGCCCGGAACTACAAAGACTCAGAACGGGTTCACATTGTCTACAGCCTGTCCAAGGACTTAGGCCTCCCTGGATTTAGGGTTGGGACGATATATTCATACAACGACAAAGTCGTCACGACAGCAAGGAGGATGTCTAGTTTCACGTTGATCTCGTCCCAAACACAACAGCTCTTGGCCTCCATGCTGTCCGACAGGAAGTTCACGGAAATGTACATAAGAACGAACCGCCAACGGCTGAGACAACGGTATCAAATGATCGTGGATGGACTGAAAAAGGCGGGAATCCAGTGTTTGGAAGGGAACGCTGGATTGTTCTGTTGGATGAACCTGAGCCCACTTCTGGAGGAGCCAAACAGGGAACAAGAATTGGGTTTGTGGGAGCTGATTTTGCATGAGGTGAAGCTCAACATATCGCCAGGGTCGTCTTGTCATTGCTCGGAGCCTGGATGGTTCAGAGTTTGCTTCGCCAACATGAGTGAGCAGACGCTGGAAGTAGCTCTCGCAAGAATACATCACTTCATGGAAAGAAGAAGAgtccattaa
- the LOC105173590 gene encoding xaa-Pro dipeptidase, whose amino-acid sequence MASPSSLSPPQVPMELHMVNRKKLLHSFRDNLSLSSRPLHGFVFLQGGEEQNRYCTDHTELFRQESYFAYLFGVREPGFYGAIDLASGESILFAPRLPADYAVWLGKIKSLSYFEERYMVDSVHYTDEIAKVLHQRYRGPGKPLLYLLHGLNTDSNNFSKPADFEGIDKFTTDLNALHPILTECRVVKSGLELALIQYANDISSEAHVEVMRNTKVGMKEYQLESLFLHHTYMYGGCRHCSYTCICATGDNGAVLHYGHAAAPNDRTLEDGDMALLDMGAEYHFYGSDITCSFPVNGKFTHDQSLVYNAVLRAHNAVISTMRPGVSWVNMHKLAERTILESLKEGNLLFGDVDAMVHERLGAVFMPHGLGHLLGIDTHDPGGYLKGAERPKEAGLKSLRTSRELLEGMVITVEPGCYFIDALLLPALETAQTSKYFNHEQIHRFRGFGGVRIESDVYVTSDGCVNMTKCPREIQDIEAVMAGAPWPIKKTSIPSVNGKV is encoded by the exons ATGGCTTCTCCATCTTCTCTCTCTCCGCCGCAGGTCCCCATGGAACTACACATGGTGAATAGAAAGAAGCTCTTACATTCATTTCGCGATAATCTATCTCTATCCTCTCGCCCTCTCCATGGCTTTGTCTTCCTCCAG GGTGGCGAAGAGCAGAATCGGTACTGCACTGATCATACTGAATTGTTTAG ACAGGAGAGTTATTTTGCTTACTTGTTTGGAGTGCGAGAGCCTGGGTTTTATGGCGCAATT GATCTAGCAAGTGGGGAATCAATACTTTTTGCTCCGAGGTTACCTGCTGATTATGCAGTTTGGTTGGGAAAAATTAAGTCATTGTCCTACTTTGAG GAAAGATACATGGTTGACTCTGTACACTATACTGATGAGATTGCAAAAGTTTTGCATCAGCGATACCGAGGACCAGGAAAACCATTGCTTTATCTCCTGCATGGCCTCAATACTGATAGTAACAACTTTTCCAAACCAGCAGACTTTGAG GGCATTGACAAGTTTACAACAGATCTAAATGCTTTGCATCCCATTTTGACGGAATGCCGCGTCGTAAAGTCAGGGCTAGAGCTTGCTCTCATACAGTATGCCAATGATATAAGCTCTGAAGCTCATGTTGAG GTTATGAGGAACACAAAAGTAGGTATGAAAGAGTATCAACTAGAAAGCTTGTTTCTCCATCACACATACATGTATGGTGGTTGTAGACACTGTTCATACACATGTATATGTGCAACTGGTGACAACGG TGCAGTGCTCCACTATGGTCATGCAGCAGCTCCGAATGACAGG ACTTTAGAAGATGGAGATATGGCATTGCTTGACATGGGAGCTGAATACCATTTTTATGGTTCTGATATCACATGTTCCTTCCCG GTAAATGGAAAGTTTACACATGACCAATCCCTTGTATATAat GCTGTCCTTCGTGCACATAATGCTGTCATATCGACTATGCGACCTGGTGTAAGCTGGGTAAATATGCACAA ATTGGCTGAAAGAACTATTCTGGAATCACTGAAGGAAGGAAATCTCCTTTTTGG TGATGTTGATGCTATGGTTCATGAGCGACTAGGTGCCGTTTTTATGCCCCACGGCCTGGGACACCTTCTGGGAATTGATACTCATGATCCTGGGGGTTACCTAAAG GGAGCGGAAAGACCCAAAGAAGCTGGACTCAAGTCTCTGCGCACGAGTAGAGAACTCTTGGAGGGAATG GTGATAACGGTGGAACCTGGATGTTACTTCATTGATGCCTTGTTACTTCCTGCATTGGAAACTGCacaaacatcaaaatatttcaaccaTGAGCAGATCCATAGATTTAGAGGTTTTGGTGGGGTTCGAATTGAAAGCGACGTg TATGTTACTTCGGATGGTTGTGTGAACATGACCAAGTGTCCACGAGAGATCCAAGATATCGAGGCTGTGATGGCCGGTGCTCCTTGGCCAATTAAGAAGACAAGTATTCCTTCTGTGAATGGGAAAGTTTAA
- the LOC105173591 gene encoding protein arginine N-methyltransferase 1.1, which produces MDTQNNVDVKNQPTKIRFEYDDDEEAGTLEEVATESSNLEEDTAMCEPEDSFAAGDDKTSADYYFDSYSHFGIHEEMLKDVVRTKTYQNVIYKNSFLFKDKIVLDVGAGTGILSLFCAKVGAKHVYAVECSSMADMAQEIVKLNGYSNVIAVLKGKIEEIELPVAQVDVIISEWMGYFLVYENMLNTVLYARDKWLVQDGLVLPDKASLYLTAIEDADYKEDKIEFWNNVYGFDMSCIRKQSIMEPLVDTVEQNQIVTNCQLLKTMDISKMTAGDASFTAPFKLVAERDDYIHALVAYFDVSFTKCHKLMGFSTGPKSRATHWKQTVLYLEDVLSICQGEAVIGTLTVAPNKKNPRDVDITLKYSLNGRHCQASRTQYYRMR; this is translated from the exons ATGGATACTCAAAACAATGTTGATGTCAAAAACCAGCCTACCAAAATCAGGTTCGAGTATGACGACGATGAGGAAGCGGGGACCCTCGAAGAAGTGGCCACCGAGAGCTCTAATCTCGAGGAAGACACCGCCATGTGCGAGCCGGAGGATTCGTTTGCTGCTGGGGATGATAAGACCAGCGCCGATTATTACTTCGATTCTTACTCACATTTCG GTATCCATGAA GAAATGTTGAAGGATGTAGTTAGAACTAAGACATACCAAAATGTCATTTATAAGAATTCCTTCCTTTTCAAGGACAAAATAGTCCTTGACGTGGGCGCTGGGACTGGAATCCTCTCACTATTTTGTGCCAAAGTTGGGGCTAAACATGTTTATGCG GTGGAATGCTCCAGCATGGCCGATATGGCTCAGGAGATAGTAAAGCTAAATGGTTATTCAAATG tGATAGCAGTTCTTAAGGGGAAGATTGAAGAAATTGAGCTTCCAGTTGCTCAAGTTGATGTTATTATTTCTGAGTGGATGGGCTATTTTCTGGTCtatgaaaatatgttaaacACAGTCCTTTACGCTCGTGACAAATGGCtt GTCCAAGATGGTCTTGTATTGCCGGATAAAGCTTCTCTCTATTTGACGGCAATTGAAGATGCTGATTACAAGGAAGACAAGATTGAAT TCTGGAATAATGTATACGGATTTGACATGAGCTGCATTAGGAAGCAGTCCATAATGGAACCTCTTGTTGACACTGTAGAGCAAAACCAGATTGTCACAAACTGCCAATTACTCAAG ACGATGGACATATCTAAAATGACTGCAGGAGATGCTTCCTTCACTGCCCCTTTCAAGCTTGTTGCAGAACGCGATGACTACATCCACGCTCTTGTTGCTTATTTTGATGTTTCTTTTACCAAGTGCCATAAGTTGATGGGCTTCTCTACCG GACCCAAGTCACGTGCCACTCACTGGAAACAAACAGTTCTATACCTAGAAGATGTGCTGAGTATATGCCAAGGGGAGGCCGTAATAGGGACACTGACTGTCGCACCCAATAAGAAGAATCCTCGTGATGTGGATATAACGCTAAAGTATTCGCTAAATGGTCGGCATTGCCAGGCCTCAAGAACTCAATATTACAGAATGCGCTGA
- the LOC105173593 gene encoding acidic endochitinase-like has product MAASFHPKLSFPLFISTFLFFSLAQAGKISIYWGQNGNEGTLAETCATGNYDFVNLAFLATFGNGQTPMINLAGHCDPTVNGCTGLSSDINSCQAKGVKVMLSIGGAAGSYYLASTQDARQVATYLWDNFLGGKSSSRPLGNAVLDGIDFDIEGGTDQHWDDLARFLSAYSKRGKKVYLSAAPQCPFPDAWIGGALETGLFDYVWVQFYNNPPCQYSSGMTNLEQAWKQWGSIKAREIFLGLPAAQAAAGSGFIPAHVLTSEVLPAIKGSSKYGGVMLWDKYYDDQSGYSAAIKNNV; this is encoded by the coding sequence ATGGCAGCTTCGTTTCACCCCAAACTCTCATTTCCCTTATTCATCTCcacattcttgttcttttcaTTAGCCCAAGCCGGCAAAATATCAATCTACTGGGGACAGAACGGCAACGAAGGCACGCTGGCAGAAACTTGCGCCACTGGGAACTACGACTTTGTGAACTTAGCATTCCTTGCAACATTTGGCAACGGGCAGACTCCGATGATCAATCTTGCTGGCCACTGCGACCCCACCGTCAATGGCTGCACGGGTCTCAGCTCCGACATCAACTCCTGCCAGGCCAAAGGCGTCAAAGTGATGCTCTCGATAGGGGGAGCTGCCGGGAGCTACTATCTTGCGTCCACTCAGGACGCCAGGCAAGTCGCGACGTATTTGTGGGACAATTTCTTGGGTGGGAAATCGTCGTCACGTCCACTAGGCAATGCAGTTCTTGATGGGATCGACTTTGATATCGAGGGTGGAACCGATCAGCATTGGGATGATTTGGCTAGATTTCTTTCTGCTTACAGCAAGAGGGGGAAGAAAGTGTACTTGAGTGCAGCTCCTCAGTGCCCTTTCCCTGATGCCTGGATTGGAGGTGCGCTTGAGACGGGCCTTTTCGACTACGTTTGGGTTCAATTTTACAACAATCCTCCGTGCCAGTACTCGTCTGGAATGACGAATCTTGAACAGGCCTGGAAGCAGTGGGGTTCTATCAAGGCCAGGGAGATTTTCCTGGGGCTGCCGGCTGCTCAGGCTGCTGCTGGAAGTGGCTTTATTCCTGCGCATGTTCTCACTTCAGAAGTGCTCCCGGCGATCAAGGGTTCCAGCAAGTATGGAGGTGTGATGCTGTGGGATAAGTACTATGATGATCAGAGTGGATACAGTGCTGCAATCAAGAACAATGTGTAA